One window of Bacillus sp. THAF10 genomic DNA carries:
- a CDS encoding DUF1850 domain-containing protein, with the protein MNKLKRAIILSSITVLLVVGLFFIPFRTALVFYQRNTENIQAYLPIKEQETFQIIFRHSIHLTDVVEKYQVRDDHQIVQTEIVYEEFGIGMPSNAQDGEEFVYEDGKYHIKNLNNVFPSMNIRNGKTVSKNRLLWGENGEKMVWFNTYFPPGDWYNVRVEKLTLWQCMKGMKIDE; encoded by the coding sequence ATGAACAAATTGAAGCGTGCTATTATTTTATCCTCTATTACAGTTTTACTTGTAGTGGGGCTATTTTTTATCCCATTTCGAACCGCACTTGTTTTCTATCAACGAAATACAGAAAACATTCAAGCCTATCTCCCCATAAAAGAACAGGAAACATTTCAAATCATCTTCAGACATTCCATTCACTTAACGGATGTGGTGGAAAAGTATCAGGTGAGAGATGACCACCAAATTGTCCAAACCGAAATTGTTTACGAGGAATTCGGGATCGGCATGCCATCCAATGCACAAGATGGAGAAGAGTTTGTATATGAAGATGGTAAATATCATATAAAAAACTTAAACAATGTCTTCCCCTCTATGAATATACGAAACGGGAAAACCGTTTCGAAAAACCGCCTCCTCTGGGGGGAGAACGGCGAAAAGATGGTATGGTTTAACACATACTTTCCCCCAGGAGATTGGTATAATGTAAGAGTAGAAAAATTAACACTGTGGCAGTGTATGAAAGGAATGAAAATAGATGAGTGA
- a CDS encoding TAXI family TRAP transporter solute-binding subunit yields the protein MKKKSFLIISMTLVLSLFLAACGGGEGNGDDPKLMSMLTGGTSGTYYPLGGAMAKIITDETGIQTDAVSSNASADNVVALSNGEAELAFVQTDVMANAVEGTNAFEGKAVDNVLAIGSLYPETVQIVTLADSGITSVEDLKGKKVSVGAPGSGTYINAEQILEVHGMTMDDIDAQNLDFGESTGGIQDGNIDAAFITSGTPTGAVDGLSATNPVSIVPISKEKVDELVEKYPYYAADTIKAGTYNMENEVNTVAVLAMLAVSKDLSEDLVYKITKAIYENTDAISHAKGEFITLETATDGIGIDFHPGAKKYFKEEGLLD from the coding sequence ATGAAAAAGAAGAGTTTTCTAATTATCTCTATGACTCTAGTTCTATCTCTTTTTCTTGCTGCATGTGGCGGCGGAGAAGGTAACGGCGATGATCCAAAGTTAATGAGCATGCTAACGGGTGGAACGAGTGGTACATACTATCCACTTGGTGGAGCAATGGCAAAGATTATTACAGATGAAACAGGTATTCAAACGGACGCGGTTTCTTCTAACGCATCAGCTGATAACGTAGTTGCGCTTTCTAATGGAGAAGCAGAGCTGGCATTCGTTCAAACGGATGTTATGGCAAATGCAGTTGAAGGAACAAACGCATTTGAAGGGAAAGCAGTAGACAACGTATTGGCAATTGGGTCTCTTTACCCTGAAACGGTTCAAATCGTTACGCTTGCTGATTCTGGAATTACTAGTGTAGAAGATTTAAAAGGTAAGAAGGTTTCTGTAGGTGCACCTGGTTCTGGTACTTACATCAATGCTGAGCAAATCCTAGAGGTTCATGGTATGACAATGGACGACATTGATGCGCAAAACCTTGATTTCGGTGAATCTACTGGTGGAATCCAGGATGGAAACATCGATGCAGCATTCATCACTTCTGGTACACCAACTGGTGCGGTGGATGGATTATCTGCTACAAATCCTGTAAGCATCGTTCCAATTTCAAAGGAAAAAGTAGACGAGCTTGTAGAGAAATATCCATACTATGCAGCTGACACTATTAAAGCTGGTACGTATAACATGGAAAATGAAGTAAATACGGTAGCAGTTCTTGCGATGTTGGCTGTTTCCAAGGACCTTTCTGAGGACCTAGTTTATAAAATCACAAAAGCAATCTATGAAAATACGGATGCAATTTCCCATGCAAAGGGTGAATTCATCACACTTGAAACAGCAACGGATGGAATCGGAATTGATTTCCACCCAGGTGCTAAGAAATACTTTAAAGAAGAAGGTCTACTAGACTAA